The Campylobacter sp. CN_NE2 genome contains a region encoding:
- the gyrB gene encoding DNA topoisomerase (ATP-hydrolyzing) subunit B: protein MENYGAGNIKVLKGLEAVRKRPGMYIGDTNINGLHHMIYEVVDNSIDEAMAGHCDTIDVELTLEGSCIVTDNGRGIPVDIHPTEKIPAATVVLTVLHAGGKFDKDTYKVSGGLHGVGVSVVNALSKKLVVTIKRDGNEHRQEFSKGIPQSELEIIKPAKKTGTTVEFWPDGEIFEILEFDDEILSKRFRELAYLNPKITINFKDQRTGRSESFHYEGGLESFVTDMNRSTPVSKPVFFSDTVEDVAVDIALMYNETYSENLLSFVNNIKTPDGGTHEAGFRAGLTRAITNYIAANASAKEKDTKITGDDIREGLIAVVSVKVPEPQFEGQTKGKLGSSYVKPIVQKMTFDVLCKYFEENPIEARAIMSKALLAARGREAARKARDLTRKKESFSVGTLPGKLADCQSKDASISEIYLVEGDSAGGSAKQGRDRVFQAILPLRGKILNVEKARLEKILQSEEIKNMITAFGCGIGDEFDEEKLRYHKIIIMTDADVDGSHIQTLLLTFFFRFLPKVVENGYVYLAQPPLFKYKKGKKEIYLKDEKALSEFLIETGIDMAEFEGIGNKDLTDFLKIVSTYRSLLNELKNRFSVLSAIRYLIEEANLENVDYDELFDALKIRLEKENFNILNHYVSENGIRMYVQTPNGLEQLKIDNTLLDNHIFKEAKYVYSKIKDRELDFGGRDFVEVLNEIEKNSKKGAYIQRYKGLGEMNPDQLWETTMSPENRRLLRININDAQSASDTFNLFMGDEVEPRRNYIQDHAKDVKHLDI, encoded by the coding sequence ATGGAAAATTACGGCGCTGGTAATATTAAAGTTTTAAAAGGTTTAGAAGCGGTTAGAAAACGCCCCGGTATGTATATCGGCGATACAAATATAAACGGGCTTCATCACATGATTTATGAAGTTGTCGATAACTCTATCGATGAAGCTATGGCTGGGCATTGTGATACGATTGATGTTGAGCTTACTTTGGAAGGAAGCTGTATAGTAACCGACAACGGACGGGGAATTCCTGTCGATATTCATCCGACTGAAAAAATTCCTGCTGCAACGGTTGTTTTAACCGTTCTTCATGCCGGCGGTAAATTTGATAAAGATACTTATAAAGTCTCAGGTGGTTTGCACGGCGTTGGCGTTTCGGTTGTAAATGCACTTTCTAAAAAATTAGTCGTAACGATTAAAAGAGACGGAAACGAACACAGACAAGAATTTTCAAAAGGAATTCCACAAAGCGAACTTGAAATCATAAAACCTGCCAAAAAAACAGGAACTACGGTTGAATTTTGGCCGGATGGCGAAATTTTTGAAATTTTAGAATTTGATGATGAAATTTTGTCAAAAAGATTTAGAGAATTAGCCTATTTAAATCCAAAAATAACTATAAATTTCAAAGATCAAAGAACAGGTAGAAGCGAAAGTTTTCACTATGAAGGCGGATTGGAAAGTTTTGTAACTGATATGAACAGATCAACTCCGGTTTCAAAGCCTGTATTTTTTAGCGATACCGTCGAAGATGTCGCCGTTGATATAGCTTTAATGTATAATGAAACTTATAGTGAAAATTTACTAAGCTTTGTAAATAATATTAAAACTCCCGACGGCGGAACGCACGAAGCAGGTTTTAGAGCAGGGCTTACAAGAGCTATAACAAATTATATCGCCGCAAACGCTTCGGCAAAAGAAAAAGATACAAAAATCACAGGCGATGATATTAGAGAAGGCTTAATCGCCGTTGTAAGCGTAAAAGTGCCTGAACCGCAGTTTGAAGGGCAAACCAAAGGAAAACTGGGATCTAGCTATGTAAAACCGATAGTGCAAAAAATGACCTTTGATGTGCTTTGCAAATATTTTGAAGAAAATCCTATCGAAGCAAGAGCGATAATGAGTAAGGCTCTTTTAGCAGCGCGTGGTAGGGAAGCGGCACGCAAAGCAAGAGATTTAACTAGAAAAAAAGAGAGTTTTTCTGTTGGAACATTGCCGGGAAAACTTGCAGATTGTCAAAGTAAAGATGCAAGTATTAGCGAAATTTATCTTGTCGAGGGCGATAGTGCAGGGGGTTCAGCAAAACAAGGTAGAGATAGAGTTTTTCAAGCGATTTTGCCGTTGCGCGGAAAAATTTTAAATGTCGAAAAGGCAAGATTAGAGAAAATTTTACAATCCGAAGAGATAAAAAATATGATAACTGCCTTTGGTTGCGGTATCGGGGACGAATTTGATGAAGAAAAATTGCGTTATCATAAAATCATCATTATGACCGATGCTGATGTCGATGGTAGCCATATACAAACTCTGCTTTTGACTTTCTTTTTTAGATTTTTACCAAAAGTCGTTGAAAACGGCTATGTGTATCTAGCCCAACCGCCGCTTTTTAAATACAAAAAAGGCAAAAAAGAGATTTACTTAAAAGATGAAAAGGCTTTGAGCGAATTTTTGATTGAAACAGGCATTGATATGGCTGAATTTGAAGGCATTGGAAATAAAGATTTGACAGATTTCTTAAAAATCGTCTCAACTTATCGTTCGCTTTTAAATGAGCTTAAAAATCGTTTTAGCGTTTTAAGTGCTATTAGGTATTTAATCGAAGAAGCAAATTTAGAAAATGTCGATTATGATGAGCTTTTTGACGCACTAAAAATTCGCCTTGAAAAAGAGAATTTTAATATCTTAAATCATTATGTTAGCGAAAATGGAATTCGCATGTATGTGCAAACTCCAAACGGCTTAGAACAGCTAAAAATCGATAACACACTTTTAGATAATCATATTTTCAAAGAGGCAAAATATGTTTATTCAAAAATCAAAGATAGAGAGCTTGATTTTGGCGGCAGAGATTTTGTCGAAGTTTTAAACGAAATCGAAAAAAATTCGAAAAAAGGTGCGTATATACAACGCTATAAAGGTCTAGGTGAGATGAACCCTGATCAGCTTTGGGAAACTACGATGAGTCCTGAAAATCGCCGTTTGCTTCGCATAAATATAAATGATGCACAAAGTGCTAGTGATACATTTAATCTTTTCATGGGCGATGAAGTTGAGCCAAGAAGGAATTACATTCAAGACCATGCAAAAGATGTTAAACATTTGGATATTTAG
- a CDS encoding EAL domain-containing protein, with amino-acid sequence MLYSEKKERSNRFKLALKVAFPFTLVLIFIAYFMFKEGDFTRDDVILFVILLLCYVYYATYLIYMGFKKSLIDPVSRVFVRDEILKIIAKDIKKEKVNNIVLMRIKNIIDINDRYGYRNGDEILRLFVVEFDKFMQDHKFKDIPIGRFINGNFIFAIDGKRANLHHILNMFERKIANQTINNIELKMEYATINADYDKNLNNVINALFYKINHKDDEELDFDKIEIGTFENDVLEAINNEQYSIKYQLMKSVNGEDEYLNFIPKIDLKEQGKITKSKIIDIILQNNYAVKYDLNLIKYIAKNIYFRDIKGKIFVEIIASTLRNSDFKKEILKLIDNNLIDPKKIVFEFNEELIYPEIKRFSEILLQFKELGFSFGLSQFGGANASFEYLKHLNVDFVIYDIEFNKNFYEEKTHEIFLNLNKMCKEIGVKTAIRFVDKKPFYEDLKESGIDIVQGFCVEKPVDLENLREQI; translated from the coding sequence ATGTTATATAGTGAAAAAAAAGAGAGATCAAATCGGTTTAAACTAGCACTAAAAGTTGCTTTTCCTTTTACTTTAGTGCTTATTTTTATCGCATATTTTATGTTTAAAGAAGGCGATTTTACAAGAGACGATGTTATTTTATTTGTAATTTTGCTTTTGTGTTATGTTTATTACGCGACATATTTGATTTATATGGGATTTAAAAAAAGCTTAATAGATCCCGTTAGTAGGGTGTTTGTGCGAGATGAAATTTTAAAAATCATAGCAAAAGATATAAAAAAAGAAAAGGTAAATAATATCGTTTTAATGCGTATAAAAAATATCATCGACATAAACGATCGCTATGGTTATCGAAACGGCGATGAAATTTTGCGACTTTTTGTCGTTGAATTTGATAAATTTATGCAAGATCATAAATTTAAAGATATTCCTATCGGTAGATTTATCAACGGAAACTTTATCTTTGCAATCGACGGAAAAAGGGCAAATTTACACCATATTTTAAATATGTTTGAGCGAAAAATCGCAAATCAAACGATAAATAATATCGAACTAAAAATGGAATATGCTACAATCAATGCAGATTATGATAAAAATTTAAACAATGTCATAAATGCGCTATTTTACAAGATAAATCACAAAGATGATGAAGAGCTTGATTTTGATAAAATCGAAATTGGAACCTTTGAAAATGATGTTTTAGAAGCGATAAATAACGAACAATACAGCATAAAATATCAGCTAATGAAATCTGTAAATGGCGAAGATGAGTATCTGAATTTTATCCCAAAAATAGATTTAAAAGAGCAGGGCAAGATAACAAAAAGCAAGATTATTGATATTATTTTGCAAAATAACTATGCCGTGAAATATGATTTGAATTTGATAAAATATATCGCTAAAAATATATATTTTAGGGATATTAAGGGTAAAATTTTTGTAGAAATTATAGCAAGCACACTGCGAAATAGCGACTTTAAAAAGGAAATTTTAAAGCTAATTGATAATAATCTAATCGATCCTAAAAAGATCGTTTTTGAATTTAACGAAGAGCTGATTTATCCTGAGATTAAGCGATTTAGCGAGATTTTGTTGCAGTTTAAAGAGCTTGGATTTAGTTTTGGATTAAGCCAGTTTGGTGGTGCAAATGCAAGTTTTGAGTATCTAAAACATTTAAATGTTGATTTTGTCATTTATGACATTGAATTTAATAAAAATTTTTACGAAGAAAAAACGCACGAAATTTTTCTGAATTTAAATAAAATGTGCAAGGAAATCGGCGTAAAAACAGCTATTAGATTTGTCGATAAAAAGCCGTTTTATGAAGATTTGAAAGAAAGCGGGATCGACATAGTTCAAGGTTTTTGTGTCGAAAAACCTGTTGATTTAGAAAATTTAAGAGAGCAAATATGA
- the queF gene encoding preQ(1) synthase has product MRYGEKEIKEFDVDKDLEIWENKHKRDYLIKITLPEFCCLCPRSGYPDFATIYLEYVPDKFVVELKAIKLYINSFMNRHISHEDSINEIYGVLEEKLKPKSMKIIGDFNPRGNVHTVIEISSKSIEK; this is encoded by the coding sequence ATGAGATACGGCGAAAAAGAGATAAAAGAATTTGATGTAGATAAAGATTTAGAAATTTGGGAAAATAAACACAAAAGGGATTATTTGATAAAAATAACCCTGCCTGAGTTTTGTTGTTTATGTCCGAGATCTGGTTATCCGGATTTTGCGACCATTTATTTGGAGTATGTGCCTGATAAATTCGTCGTTGAGCTAAAAGCGATAAAACTTTATATAAATTCCTTTATGAATCGCCACATAAGCCACGAAGATAGCATAAACGAAATTTACGGCGTTTTAGAAGAAAAACTAAAACCAAAATCGATGAAAATCATCGGCGATTTCAATCCGCGCGGAAATGTCCATACCGTCATAGAAATCAGCTCAAAAAGCATAGAAAAATGA
- a CDS encoding HD domain-containing protein, whose product MITPVIIEQIFKSASISRWNDYPKMVNLVELDKQAHKFIIAYFLASFEDDIDMGYLIEAGIFEFLARIVVTDIRPDVFHHIQKTHKEKINNWVLSILENDLKLVQNGEFFERFKNYLNSKDHIKEKTILKASGYLATRWEFNIVYQTSQFLNDIEELKFKVEEELEDYYELIGVRKIVMNKKLARLVDLSGRLRFQKRWAQTPRIPETSVLGHMLVVAILSYFYSLKVGACKTRKIYNFFCALFHDLPESLTRDIISPVKYGIDGLSEIINDYEMRLIDDKILPFVPGNIRDSFSYILGIRKNGEKFIKDEFENRICENEPKFIEGSLQSVNDDKFNAIDGKALKYCDKIAAYFEAGISISYGVKSKELVAGFEGMEEFFKEKPKVEGVNFCEICESFKKHFGLKRENL is encoded by the coding sequence ATGATAACTCCTGTTATAATCGAGCAAATTTTCAAAAGCGCTAGTATTAGTCGTTGGAACGACTACCCAAAAATGGTAAATTTAGTCGAGCTTGACAAACAGGCACATAAATTTATTATCGCTTATTTTTTGGCTAGTTTTGAAGATGATATTGATATGGGCTATTTGATTGAAGCTGGGATTTTTGAATTTTTGGCTCGTATTGTCGTAACCGACATTCGCCCTGATGTCTTTCATCATATCCAAAAAACACACAAAGAAAAGATAAATAATTGGGTTTTATCAATCCTTGAAAACGATTTAAAACTCGTGCAAAACGGCGAATTTTTCGAGCGTTTTAAAAATTATTTGAATTCAAAAGATCATATCAAAGAAAAGACCATTTTAAAGGCTTCCGGCTACCTTGCTACAAGATGGGAATTTAATATCGTTTATCAAACTAGCCAGTTTTTAAACGACATTGAAGAGCTTAAATTTAAAGTTGAAGAAGAGCTTGAAGATTATTATGAGCTAATTGGCGTTCGCAAAATCGTTATGAATAAAAAACTAGCAAGACTAGTTGATCTTAGTGGCAGACTTCGCTTTCAAAAGCGTTGGGCGCAAACACCACGAATTCCTGAGACTTCGGTTTTAGGGCACATGTTGGTTGTGGCGATTTTAAGCTATTTTTACTCGCTAAAAGTCGGCGCTTGTAAAACCCGCAAAATTTACAACTTTTTTTGCGCTTTATTTCACGATTTGCCTGAAAGTTTGACAAGGGACATTATAAGCCCTGTAAAATACGGCATTGACGGGCTAAGTGAAATCATAAATGATTATGAAATGCGTTTGATTGACGATAAAATTTTGCCTTTTGTGCCTGGGAATATAAGAGATAGTTTTAGCTATATTCTTGGAATTCGCAAAAACGGCGAAAAATTTATAAAAGATGAATTTGAAAATAGAATTTGCGAAAATGAGCCAAAATTCATAGAAGGAAGTTTGCAAAGCGTAAATGACGATAAATTTAATGCTATTGATGGCAAAGCGCTTAAATATTGCGATAAAATCGCAGCTTATTTTGAAGCTGGAATTTCCATAAGCTACGGCGTAAAAAGTAAAGAACTAGTCGCAGGTTTTGAAGGTATGGAAGAGTTTTTCAAGGAAAAACCAAAGGTCGAAGGCGTAAATTTTTGCGAAATTTGCGAAAGTTTTAAAAAACATTTTGGCTTGAAGCGTGAAAATTTGTGA
- the typA gene encoding translational GTPase TypA, translating to MENIRNIAVIAHVDHGKTTIVDELLKQSGTFDERANIGERVMDSNDIEKERGITILSKNTAIKYKDTKINIIDTPGHADFGGEVERVLKMVDGVLLLVDAQEGVMPQTKFVVKKALSLGLRPIVVVNKIDKPAADPDRVVNEIFDLFVALDANDEQLEFPVIYAAAKNGFARYSLEDTNNDMQPLFETIVSHVPRPSGDNANPLQLQVFTLDYDNYVGKIGIARIFNGKIAKNQSVMLAKADGTKVTGRISKLIGFLGLDRIDIDEAGTGDIVAIAGFEALDVGDSIVDPANPIPLEALHIEEPTLSVIFSVNDGPLAGTEGKFVTSNKIDERLAAEMKTNIAMRYENVGEGKFKVSGRGELQITILAENMRREGFEFCLGRPEVIVKEINGVKCEPFEHLVIDAPDDCTGTVIEKLGRKKAEMKVMNPTGDGQTRIEFEIPARGLIGFRSQFLTDTKGEGVMNHSFLEFRPLTGNVEKRQNGALVSMEDGVALGYSLWNLQDRGVLFIAPQAKVYVGMIIGEHSRPNDLEVNPIKGKNLTNVRASGSDDAIKLVPPRTLNLERALEWIEEDELVEVTPISIRVRKRYLDPNIRKRMSKTKS from the coding sequence TTGGAAAATATAAGAAATATCGCCGTTATCGCCCATGTCGATCACGGAAAAACCACAATCGTAGATGAACTTTTAAAGCAATCAGGCACATTTGACGAACGCGCAAATATCGGCGAACGGGTAATGGATAGCAACGACATAGAAAAAGAACGCGGAATTACCATTTTATCAAAAAATACGGCCATCAAATATAAAGACACAAAAATAAATATCATCGACACCCCGGGACACGCTGATTTCGGTGGCGAAGTCGAGCGAGTTTTAAAAATGGTCGATGGCGTTTTGTTACTAGTCGATGCGCAAGAAGGCGTAATGCCTCAAACTAAATTTGTCGTTAAAAAAGCCCTATCTTTGGGACTTCGCCCGATAGTCGTGGTAAATAAAATAGATAAACCGGCAGCAGATCCTGATCGCGTGGTAAATGAAATTTTTGACCTTTTTGTCGCGCTTGATGCAAACGACGAACAGCTTGAATTCCCTGTGATTTATGCAGCGGCTAAAAACGGCTTTGCTAGATACAGCCTAGAAGATACAAACAACGATATGCAGCCGCTTTTTGAAACGATAGTTTCGCATGTGCCTAGACCTAGCGGGGATAATGCAAACCCTTTGCAGTTGCAAGTTTTTACGCTTGATTATGATAACTATGTCGGTAAAATCGGTATTGCACGAATTTTCAACGGAAAAATCGCAAAAAATCAAAGCGTAATGTTAGCCAAAGCTGACGGCACAAAAGTAACAGGGCGAATTTCAAAGCTTATCGGATTTTTGGGGCTTGATAGGATTGATATTGACGAAGCAGGGACGGGCGATATTGTGGCGATTGCCGGATTTGAAGCCCTTGATGTTGGCGATAGTATCGTTGATCCTGCTAATCCGATTCCACTTGAAGCTTTGCATATCGAAGAGCCGACTTTAAGCGTTATTTTTAGCGTAAATGACGGACCTTTGGCAGGAACTGAGGGTAAATTTGTAACTTCAAATAAAATCGATGAACGCTTAGCGGCAGAAATGAAAACAAATATCGCAATGCGTTATGAAAATGTCGGCGAGGGCAAATTTAAAGTTAGCGGTAGGGGCGAACTTCAAATTACCATTTTAGCTGAAAATATGCGTAGGGAAGGGTTTGAGTTTTGTCTTGGTCGCCCAGAAGTCATCGTAAAAGAAATAAACGGCGTAAAATGCGAACCTTTCGAGCATTTGGTTATCGACGCGCCAGATGATTGCACCGGAACGGTCATCGAAAAACTAGGTCGAAAAAAAGCAGAAATGAAAGTTATGAACCCGACAGGCGACGGACAAACAAGAATCGAATTTGAAATCCCTGCTCGTGGGCTTATCGGTTTTCGTTCGCAGTTTCTAACCGATACAAAAGGCGAGGGCGTGATGAACCATAGCTTTTTGGAATTTCGCCCATTAACAGGAAATGTTGAAAAACGCCAAAACGGCGCATTAGTGAGTATGGAAGACGGCGTTGCTTTGGGTTACAGCCTTTGGAATTTGCAAGATCGAGGTGTGCTATTTATCGCGCCACAAGCAAAGGTTTATGTCGGTATGATTATCGGCGAACATAGCCGTCCAAACGACCTTGAAGTAAATCCTATAAAAGGCAAAAATTTAACAAATGTTCGCGCTAGCGGAAGCGATGATGCGATAAAACTAGTTCCGCCTAGAACGCTAAATTTAGAAAGAGCTTTGGAATGGATCGAAGAAGACGAGCTAGTCGAAGTTACGCCGATAAGTATTCGCGTTAGAAAGCGATATTTAGATCCGAATATCAGAAAGCGTATGTCGAAGACTAAGTCTTAA
- a CDS encoding Crp/Fnr family transcriptional regulator, protein MGTRTTGVFDGQELSFFNEEDLAKFRHLCYQKGAMIYAQKKLFMIILKGEGKLNTYHESGREYVLSYFRAGSFVLVDTFSSFEITQNAEILEANLSTVIDLFEFNQDFAIYLFNSFLKNMTMQKNVIKELVFDSVETRTYKFLLQIANGDIAHVNGGVSEIASFVGAPRQNVSVAVNRLIKNKKIRKIDHQNFQICD, encoded by the coding sequence ATGGGAACGAGAACGACAGGGGTTTTTGACGGACAAGAGTTATCATTTTTTAACGAAGAAGATTTAGCTAAATTTAGACATCTTTGCTACCAAAAAGGTGCGATGATTTACGCACAAAAAAAACTTTTTATGATTATCCTAAAAGGCGAGGGCAAGTTAAACACCTATCACGAAAGCGGCAGGGAGTATGTGCTAAGCTATTTTAGAGCAGGTTCATTTGTGCTTGTCGATACTTTTTCGTCTTTTGAAATCACGCAAAATGCGGAAATTTTAGAAGCAAATTTATCCACCGTGATTGATCTGTTTGAGTTCAACCAAGACTTTGCGATTTATCTTTTTAACTCGTTTTTGAAAAATATGACAATGCAAAAAAATGTGATAAAAGAGCTAGTTTTTGATAGCGTCGAAACCCGAACTTATAAATTTTTGCTTCAAATCGCAAACGGCGATATAGCACATGTCAATGGCGGAGTTAGCGAAATCGCTAGTTTTGTAGGCGCCCCACGCCAAAATGTCTCGGTCGCCGTAAATAGGCTAATCAAAAACAAAAAAATTCGAAAAATAGATCATCAAAATTTCCAAATTTGCGATTAG